Proteins encoded in a region of the Hyphomicrobiales bacterium genome:
- a CDS encoding molecular chaperone TorD family protein, translating into MQTNAAMAHERKNVSDEDKLRAQLYTLLGHLLAREPSTEIISVVRGLQGDDSELGKAFQSLAAQTDKHNKKSICREYSDLFIGMGRGELVPYGSYYLTGFLNEKPLAKLRKAMRELNIKRSDDVKEPEDNIGSLMEMMAGLIEGNFAGVVDDKTQKEFFEQHIASWAPHFFKDLEKAETAQFYRPVGRIGQLFMEIEKAAFSME; encoded by the coding sequence ATGCAGACTAATGCAGCCATGGCCCATGAGCGGAAAAACGTGAGCGACGAAGATAAACTGCGCGCGCAGTTATACACGTTGCTAGGGCATCTCTTGGCTCGCGAGCCTTCAACAGAAATTATTTCTGTTGTTCGTGGTTTGCAGGGTGATGATAGTGAGCTTGGCAAAGCCTTCCAATCTTTGGCCGCACAAACCGATAAGCACAACAAAAAATCCATCTGCCGCGAGTACAGTGATTTATTCATTGGAATGGGGCGTGGTGAGCTTGTTCCCTATGGTTCTTATTATCTAACTGGCTTTTTGAACGAAAAACCGCTCGCCAAATTGCGCAAAGCTATGCGTGAACTGAATATCAAGCGCTCTGATGACGTGAAAGAGCCAGAAGATAACATCGGTTCGCTGATGGAAATGATGGCAGGCCTTATTGAAGGCAATTTTGCTGGCGTCGTTGACGACAAAACACAAAAAGAATTTTTCGAACAACATATCGCGTCATGGGCTCCGCATTTCTTCAAAGATTTAGAAAAAGCGGAAACCGCACAGTTTTACAGGCCAGTTGGGAGAATTGGTCAATTATTTATGGAGATCGAAAAAGCAGCCTTCTCTATGGAGTGA
- a CDS encoding (2Fe-2S)-binding protein produces the protein MTTVSMKVNGETRSANVEDRTLLVQFLREDCELTGTHVGCDTSQCGACVVHVDGKAVKSCTMLAAQAEGAEVTTIEGLADGAELHPMQSAFREHHGLQCGYCTPGMIMAAVDMVKKHGSPLDEATIRSELEGNICRCTGYHNIVKAIKAASEAMA, from the coding sequence ATGACGACTGTTTCGATGAAAGTAAACGGGGAGACACGTTCGGCGAATGTTGAGGATAGAACGTTGCTTGTTCAGTTTTTACGAGAAGATTGCGAACTGACAGGCACGCATGTTGGCTGCGACACCTCGCAATGTGGTGCTTGTGTTGTGCACGTGGATGGTAAGGCCGTAAAGTCTTGCACCATGCTGGCCGCTCAAGCCGAAGGCGCTGAGGTGACAACAATCGAAGGTTTAGCCGATGGCGCAGAGTTGCATCCTATGCAGTCAGCCTTCCGTGAGCATCATGGGCTTCAATGCGGCTATTGCACGCCCGGCATGATAATGGCCGCGGTTGATATGGTGAAAAAACATGGAAGCCCGCTCGATGAAGCGACAATTAGATCAGAGCTTGAAGGTAATATTTGTCGATGTACTGGTTACCACAATATCGTGAAAGCGATTAAAGCCGCCTCAGAGGCGATGGCGTAA
- the shc gene encoding squalene--hopene cyclase, giving the protein MTIHIKDVDAVVSTQRSALMAEQQSDGHFVFELEADTTIPSEYVLLRHFLGEIDAPREEKIGRYVRALQNEDGSWPLFHGGIGNVSASVKAYWALKLIGDDIDSEHMTRAREWILDQGGAATANVFTRIAMALFEQVPWRAVPVMPVQMMLQPTWSPFHISKMSYWARTVLVPLLVLFALKAKGDNPTGRDISELFVLPPEEHKVYNVNHTGSPWGSAFLQLDKFLRKIEPSALKVGKQKAIDKAVTFFTNRLNGDDGLGAIYPAIANTVMAYRALGYAEDHPDMITARAAVEKLFTDRGEQIYYQPCLSPVWDTCLAAHAILESGDRDDPKLKAALDWLKDRQILDVKGDWAVRRPNVRPGGWAFQYENDYYPDVDDTAVVILAMNRQGSPDYNEAIERGCEWVLGMQSSSGGWGAFEPENEHYYLNHIPFADHGALLDPPTIDVTARCVGALAQVDRVRYAKAINKGVAFIKKEQEKDGSWFGRWGANYIYGTWSALVALKGAGEDMKQPYIQKAVTWLKEQQNEDGGWGEGLETYNIELKGHREASTASQTAWALMGLMSAGETEDNSVRNGIAYLSHAPKEGARWKEKYWSGTGFPKVFYLKYHGYAAYFPLWAIARYKNLMASNDRDVKWGI; this is encoded by the coding sequence ATGACAATACATATTAAAGATGTTGACGCGGTTGTTTCAACCCAGCGCTCCGCATTGATGGCTGAACAACAAAGCGACGGGCATTTTGTATTTGAGCTTGAGGCCGACACCACCATTCCATCGGAATATGTTTTGTTACGTCATTTCCTTGGTGAAATTGATGCCCCGCGTGAAGAGAAAATCGGGCGATATGTCCGCGCATTACAAAATGAAGATGGGTCATGGCCGCTCTTTCATGGCGGCATCGGCAATGTATCTGCCAGTGTCAAAGCCTATTGGGCGTTGAAGCTTATTGGCGATGACATTGATAGCGAGCACATGACCCGCGCCCGCGAATGGATTTTAGATCAAGGCGGCGCTGCCACGGCTAATGTATTCACCCGTATTGCAATGGCTCTCTTTGAACAAGTGCCATGGCGTGCTGTTCCTGTCATGCCTGTACAAATGATGTTGCAGCCAACATGGTCCCCCTTTCACATTTCAAAAATGTCTTATTGGGCGCGCACCGTTCTTGTTCCTCTTCTTGTGCTTTTTGCTTTGAAAGCAAAAGGGGATAATCCGACAGGGCGAGACATCAGTGAGCTATTCGTGCTGCCACCTGAAGAACACAAAGTTTATAACGTCAATCATACTGGTTCACCTTGGGGCTCTGCCTTTTTACAACTCGACAAATTCTTGCGTAAGATCGAGCCAAGTGCACTTAAAGTTGGCAAGCAAAAAGCAATAGATAAAGCCGTTACGTTTTTTACAAATCGTCTCAATGGTGATGATGGCTTAGGCGCTATTTATCCTGCGATTGCCAATACGGTGATGGCCTATCGCGCCCTAGGATATGCGGAAGATCATCCAGACATGATAACAGCGCGCGCAGCTGTAGAAAAACTCTTCACTGATCGCGGCGAACAGATATACTATCAGCCATGTCTTTCACCTGTATGGGACACATGCCTTGCAGCGCACGCCATTTTGGAATCTGGTGATAGAGATGACCCCAAGCTAAAAGCGGCTCTTGACTGGTTGAAAGACCGTCAGATACTCGACGTTAAAGGCGACTGGGCCGTGCGTCGACCCAATGTACGCCCCGGCGGCTGGGCCTTCCAATATGAAAACGACTATTACCCCGATGTGGACGATACAGCCGTTGTTATTCTTGCCATGAATAGGCAAGGCAGCCCAGACTATAATGAAGCGATTGAGCGGGGCTGCGAATGGGTTTTGGGGATGCAATCCTCCTCTGGTGGTTGGGGAGCTTTTGAGCCGGAAAATGAACATTATTATTTGAACCATATTCCTTTTGCCGATCATGGCGCCCTGCTCGATCCGCCAACGATTGACGTAACCGCGCGTTGCGTCGGTGCTTTGGCACAGGTGGACCGTGTGCGCTATGCTAAAGCCATCAATAAGGGCGTTGCCTTTATCAAAAAAGAGCAAGAAAAAGACGGCTCATGGTTTGGTCGTTGGGGCGCAAATTATATTTATGGCACATGGTCAGCACTGGTCGCACTGAAGGGCGCTGGCGAAGATATGAAGCAGCCCTATATCCAAAAAGCGGTTACCTGGCTGAAAGAACAACAAAACGAGGACGGAGGCTGGGGTGAAGGCCTCGAGACCTATAATATTGAGCTCAAAGGCCACCGCGAAGCATCCACTGCCTCTCAAACAGCATGGGCATTGATGGGGCTGATGTCTGCCGGAGAAACGGAAGACAACAGTGTTCGCAACGGTATCGCCTATCTCTCTCATGCCCCCAAAGAAGGCGCGCGCTGGAAAGAAAAATATTGGTCGGGAACGGGTTTTCCAAAAGTATTCTATTTGAAATACCACGGCTATGCGGCTTATTTCCCGCTATGGGCTATAGCACGTTATAAAAACCTTATGGCTTCCAATGATCGCGACGTGAAATGGGGAATATGA
- a CDS encoding twin-arginine translocation signal domain-containing protein: protein MAHKEEMTSDRRSFLKMASVGTLVGGAAAVTGTTAQASEEPKIHGSGYRESDHVKKVYELSRF from the coding sequence ATGGCACATAAAGAAGAAATGACGAGTGATCGTCGTAGCTTTCTCAAGATGGCAAGTGTGGGAACACTGGTCGGCGGCGCTGCTGCTGTAACCGGTACTACGGCGCAAGCTTCGGAAGAGCCAAAGATCCATGGATCTGGGTATCGTGAAAGCGATCATGTGAAGAAAGTATATGAGCTGTCGCGGTTCTAG
- a CDS encoding GntR family transcriptional regulator, with amino-acid sequence MTKRSADIIKDYLEEAILLGEFSNGDRLDEVRLSEKHAVSRTPVREALRMLAASGLVDLIPNRGAFVRFPSIREIVEMFEVMGELESLAAKLAAKRITDKQMTSLNHVCLACAQAQRAQDQALYYQQNERFHHLIYEASGSSFLISEAKKLYRRLHPIRRMQLQARGRLAQSMDEHTAIRNAIASGDGDLAGRLLRNHILIQGEKFNDLLVAYENEAELKTG; translated from the coding sequence ATGACAAAACGCAGTGCCGACATCATTAAAGACTACCTTGAAGAGGCCATCCTTCTTGGGGAATTTTCAAATGGTGATCGGCTTGATGAGGTGCGCCTTTCTGAAAAACACGCAGTATCGCGTACGCCTGTCCGTGAAGCTCTGCGTATGCTTGCGGCTTCTGGCCTTGTTGATCTGATCCCTAATCGTGGCGCTTTTGTCAGGTTTCCCAGCATTCGCGAAATTGTTGAAATGTTTGAAGTTATGGGAGAACTTGAAAGTTTAGCCGCAAAACTTGCAGCAAAGCGCATAACAGATAAACAAATGACCTCTTTAAATCATGTCTGCCTAGCATGCGCCCAGGCACAGCGCGCCCAAGATCAAGCGCTTTATTATCAGCAAAACGAGCGCTTTCACCATTTGATTTATGAAGCCAGCGGCAGTTCTTTTTTGATAAGCGAAGCCAAAAAACTCTATCGGCGCCTCCACCCTATTCGTCGTATGCAATTGCAAGCGCGCGGCAGACTAGCGCAATCAATGGATGAACACACCGCCATCCGAAATGCTATTGCAAGCGGTGATGGCGATTTAGCTGGGCGATTGCTGCGCAATCATATTTTGATTCAAGGCGAAAAATTCAATGACCTTCTGGTTGCCTATGAAAATGAAGCCGAACTCAAGACAGGTTAA
- a CDS encoding xanthine dehydrogenase family protein molybdopterin-binding subunit, which produces MAVDGIGARTLRKEDKRFITGRGQYTDDITLPGQLHASFVRSPHAHAKIKSIDTSAAKAMDGVIDVLTGDQLVADGIGNIICGWMIHSKDGSPMNMGAWPAMAPETVRFVGEAVAIVIARTKEISKTAAEEVLVDWDVLPTVVTTADALADGAPQIHPEAANNVIYDWEIGDQAAADDAISSAAHVTRMEITNNRLVPNPMEPRAANASYNPAEDHYTLYTTSQNPHVARLVLSAFYNVAPEHKLRVIAPDVGGGFGSKIYIYPEEIICLWASMKIGGKPVKWTSDRTEAFLTDAHGRDHVSTAEMAFDANNKITGLRVKTEANLGAYMSLFSSSVPTYLYATLLSGQYNIPNIYANVLALYSNTVPVDAYRGAGRPEASYLLERMMETAAGELGVDPADLREANFIQEFPHQTPVIMCYDAGDFNASMTAAKQAIDYDGFAARKAASAAKGKLRGIGFSCYIEACGIAPSAAVGSLGAGVGLWESAEVRVNPVGTIEILTGSHSHGQGHETTFAQVVAERFGLPTDNIQIVHGDTDKVQFGMGTYGSRSGAVGISAIVKALDKVEAKAKKIASHLLEADEGDIVIEDGEVKVSGTDKKLGWHEVCLGAYTAHNLPEGMEPGLKEGAFYDPTNFTFPAGTYICEVEVDPETGVSDIIDFVAADDFGKIINPMIVEGQVHGGLAQGIGQALLEGVTYDDSGQLQTASYMDYCMPRADDLPDFQVSHHETLSPSNPLGIKGCGEAGAIGSPPAVINAITNAIGNNDLSMPATPQKVWNAIQQVATRDAAE; this is translated from the coding sequence ATGGCAGTTGACGGGATTGGCGCACGTACGTTGCGCAAGGAAGATAAGCGGTTCATTACAGGGCGCGGACAATATACAGATGACATCACATTGCCGGGGCAGCTTCATGCAAGCTTTGTACGTTCCCCCCATGCTCATGCGAAAATAAAAAGCATTGATACAAGTGCCGCCAAAGCGATGGACGGAGTGATTGATGTTTTGACCGGCGATCAATTGGTCGCTGACGGCATTGGTAATATTATCTGTGGTTGGATGATCCATTCAAAAGATGGCTCGCCTATGAACATGGGCGCATGGCCCGCCATGGCACCAGAAACAGTGCGCTTTGTGGGCGAGGCTGTTGCGATTGTCATTGCCAGAACAAAAGAGATATCCAAAACGGCGGCAGAAGAAGTGCTGGTTGATTGGGATGTTCTGCCAACGGTTGTCACCACAGCGGACGCCTTGGCTGATGGTGCACCACAGATTCACCCCGAAGCGGCAAACAATGTGATTTACGATTGGGAAATTGGCGATCAGGCAGCAGCAGATGACGCGATTTCATCGGCAGCGCATGTGACCCGTATGGAAATTACCAATAACCGTCTGGTTCCAAACCCGATGGAACCACGCGCGGCCAATGCTTCTTATAATCCGGCTGAAGATCACTATACGCTTTATACAACCAGCCAAAATCCTCATGTGGCGCGGCTTGTTTTATCTGCATTTTATAATGTAGCTCCCGAACACAAGCTGCGGGTCATTGCCCCAGATGTTGGCGGTGGTTTCGGCTCTAAGATTTATATCTATCCCGAAGAGATTATCTGTCTTTGGGCCAGTATGAAAATTGGTGGCAAGCCAGTGAAATGGACATCGGATCGCACAGAAGCGTTCCTCACAGATGCCCATGGACGTGATCATGTCTCAACTGCGGAAATGGCTTTTGATGCGAACAATAAGATCACAGGCTTGCGCGTTAAAACAGAGGCAAATCTCGGCGCTTATATGTCGCTGTTTTCGTCTTCTGTGCCAACCTATCTTTATGCAACGCTGCTTTCCGGCCAATATAACATTCCCAATATCTACGCGAACGTGCTGGCGCTTTATTCCAATACTGTGCCGGTCGATGCGTATCGCGGGGCAGGGCGTCCTGAGGCGTCTTATTTGCTAGAACGGATGATGGAGACGGCGGCAGGTGAACTGGGTGTTGATCCAGCTGACTTGCGCGAGGCGAATTTCATTCAGGAATTCCCGCATCAAACACCTGTCATCATGTGCTATGATGCTGGTGATTTTAATGCATCCATGACAGCGGCAAAACAAGCCATTGATTATGATGGTTTCGCAGCCCGCAAAGCAGCAAGTGCGGCTAAAGGGAAACTGCGCGGCATTGGCTTTTCTTGTTACATTGAAGCCTGTGGTATCGCACCGTCAGCAGCCGTTGGCTCGCTCGGTGCAGGCGTCGGTCTTTGGGAAAGCGCGGAAGTGCGCGTTAATCCGGTCGGCACCATAGAAATACTCACTGGCTCTCACAGTCACGGGCAGGGGCATGAGACGACATTTGCACAAGTTGTGGCAGAGCGTTTTGGTCTTCCCACCGACAACATCCAGATTGTTCATGGCGACACTGACAAAGTGCAGTTTGGTATGGGGACCTATGGATCACGTTCTGGTGCTGTTGGCATTTCTGCCATCGTCAAGGCGCTTGATAAGGTGGAAGCGAAAGCGAAGAAAATCGCCAGCCACCTACTTGAGGCCGATGAAGGCGATATCGTGATTGAAGATGGAGAAGTGAAAGTCTCTGGCACTGATAAGAAACTTGGCTGGCATGAAGTCTGTCTTGGCGCTTATACGGCTCACAATCTGCCTGAGGGCATGGAGCCGGGCCTGAAGGAAGGGGCATTTTATGACCCAACCAATTTCACCTTCCCGGCAGGTACTTATATCTGTGAGGTGGAAGTCGATCCTGAGACAGGTGTGAGCGATATTATAGACTTTGTCGCAGCTGACGACTTTGGCAAAATCATCAATCCGATGATTGTTGAAGGTCAGGTGCATGGTGGTCTTGCTCAAGGCATCGGACAGGCCCTTCTGGAAGGGGTCACATATGATGACAGTGGCCAGCTGCAAACAGCTTCTTATATGGATTACTGTATGCCACGCGCAGATGATTTGCCTGATTTTCAGGTATCGCACCACGAAACACTATCGCCGTCCAATCCACTCGGCATCAAAGGCTGTGGTGAGGCAGGTGCCATTGGTTCTCCGCCTGCGGTCATCAATGCGATCACCAATGCAATCGGTAATAATGATTTGAGCATGCCCGCAACCCCACAAAAAGTCTGGAACGCTATTCAGCAAGTGGCAACGCGCGACGCGGCTGAATAA
- the ltaE gene encoding low-specificity L-threonine aldolase, translated as MYSSKSYKTDESVIDFRSDTVTRPSSEMRKMMASAVVGDDVYRDDPTVNTLEERVAELLGKEAGLFVVSGTQSNLIALLTHCGRGEEYISGDAYHIARYEAQGAAVLGGIAPFHLPVDERGGLSAEAVKGAIKEDDPHYAITRTICFENTVYGRVQDQAGIDEIAALAHAHELNTHLDGARLMNAAVKSNQKASSLVESVDTVSLCLSKGLGAPIGSVLTGPQDFIERARRNRKLLGGGMRQVGVLAACGLYALDNNIERLAEDHRRATDLADVLARFDAFKVERDRVDTNMVFVKLDPTHVKPLYSHLQKSGIIFGAPKETIRLVTHLDIDDAAIETVGKVIREYFLAI; from the coding sequence ATGTACAGCAGTAAATCATATAAAACTGATGAAAGCGTCATTGATTTTCGAAGCGATACTGTGACGCGCCCGTCAAGTGAGATGCGTAAAATGATGGCATCTGCTGTCGTGGGCGATGACGTATATCGTGATGACCCGACCGTAAATACGCTTGAGGAAAGGGTGGCTGAACTTCTTGGAAAAGAAGCTGGGCTTTTTGTCGTCTCGGGGACGCAAAGTAATCTCATAGCTCTTCTGACGCATTGTGGTCGGGGTGAAGAATATATCAGCGGTGATGCCTATCATATTGCGCGTTATGAAGCGCAGGGAGCAGCAGTTTTAGGTGGTATTGCGCCTTTTCATTTGCCAGTTGATGAGCGCGGTGGCTTGAGCGCTGAAGCGGTCAAAGGAGCCATCAAGGAAGACGACCCGCATTATGCTATTACCCGCACAATTTGTTTTGAAAATACAGTCTATGGTCGTGTGCAAGATCAAGCGGGCATTGATGAGATTGCTGCTCTTGCTCATGCACACGAATTAAATACGCATCTCGATGGTGCAAGATTGATGAATGCGGCCGTTAAATCCAATCAAAAGGCAAGCAGTCTAGTTGAAAGCGTTGATACGGTTTCCTTGTGTTTATCCAAAGGCTTAGGGGCACCCATTGGTTCTGTTCTAACCGGTCCACAGGATTTTATAGAACGCGCACGACGCAACAGAAAATTACTAGGTGGTGGCATGCGCCAAGTAGGTGTTTTGGCAGCATGTGGCCTTTATGCATTGGACAACAATATTGAGCGTCTTGCCGAAGATCATCGGCGTGCTACTGACCTTGCAGATGTACTCGCACGTTTTGATGCTTTTAAGGTGGAGCGCGATCGCGTGGACACGAATATGGTCTTCGTCAAGCTTGATCCAACGCATGTAAAGCCGCTTTATTCTCACTTGCAAAAATCTGGAATTATATTTGGAGCGCCGAAGGAGACAATACGGCTAGTTACACATCTTGATATCGATGACGCTGCAATTGAGACGGTTGGCAAAGTAATACGGGAATATTTCCTTGCAATTTGA
- a CDS encoding xanthine dehydrogenase family protein subunit M, whose translation MYETKYHKPESVEAATSAMNAADDGKFLGGGQTLIPTMKQRLAAPSDVINVGALSELQGISSNGTDLTIGAGTTHANVASSSEVRDAIPALAALAGDIGDPQVRNMGTLGGSVANNDPAADYPSAVLGLNATVNTSKRAIAADEFFDGMFATALEEDEIIISITFPKPKRAAYSKFDNPASRYAIAGVFVAELSDGSVRVAVTGAGSDGVYRESAMEAALASNFSSNAIADIMPDVDDLMSDMHGNADYRANIVNVMAKRAVAKAG comes from the coding sequence ATGTATGAAACCAAATATCACAAACCCGAAAGTGTCGAAGCTGCCACAAGCGCAATGAATGCGGCGGACGATGGAAAATTTCTCGGTGGCGGACAGACATTAATTCCGACAATGAAACAGCGCTTAGCAGCGCCAAGCGATGTCATCAATGTGGGCGCTTTGAGCGAGCTACAGGGCATTTCATCAAATGGAACGGATCTGACAATCGGCGCAGGCACAACCCATGCGAATGTCGCCAGCTCCTCTGAGGTGCGCGATGCCATTCCAGCATTGGCCGCGCTTGCCGGCGACATTGGCGACCCACAGGTGCGCAATATGGGAACATTGGGTGGCTCAGTTGCCAATAATGATCCAGCCGCAGACTATCCAAGCGCTGTGCTTGGTTTGAATGCAACCGTAAACACCAGTAAGCGCGCGATTGCCGCCGATGAATTCTTTGATGGTATGTTTGCAACCGCATTGGAAGAAGATGAGATTATTATCTCGATCACATTCCCAAAGCCAAAGCGGGCTGCTTATTCAAAGTTTGATAATCCTGCATCGCGCTATGCGATCGCTGGTGTCTTTGTTGCTGAACTGAGCGATGGCTCTGTTCGCGTTGCCGTCACAGGAGCAGGCTCTGATGGAGTTTATCGTGAAAGCGCGATGGAAGCAGCGCTTGCATCAAATTTCTCAAGCAATGCTATAGCGGATATCATGCCTGATGTAGATGATTTGATGTCAGACATGCACGGTAACGCAGACTACCGCGCGAACATCGTAAACGTGATGGCAAAGCGCGCTGTAGCAAAAGCGGGCTAG